Part of the Lolium rigidum isolate FL_2022 chromosome 6, APGP_CSIRO_Lrig_0.1, whole genome shotgun sequence genome, gtcgaaggcttgctcgtcctccagcaataGGGCAAGCATCTcttcgtcgctatccatgtctgaagcaaaaaaaCAATGGTTAAAATTACGCCACGACAGACGATGCAACGagtagcggccaatcgcgcctacctggcaagtcgtcaaacaccttgtgtgcgtggaggtggggcggatttgacgccgcgttctgcgacgcgctggcgaagcggcggcggcggaacgaccggcgagagtgccagccgcgaTGACGGTGCCAACTCTCAGAAAAGATCAGCCGTCGAAACGGAcggaaaatccagcggcggcggaggggtgggaggcgcgggagggaaggagcgacgagaaaaaaaggcgtgaaccaacggtttatggaaaTAATCGCCGACATGTggaagcccgcctcgcttttcgttgtgtccggcatgccctgagcgtcccctgtggggcgaggACGGGCTCGGGACATCGGACACCGTATTGAGACGCACCATATAAAAAATGGCTTTGTAGGACGCGGCtgagaacgtttttttgtccggcgcaacCCAAATCCTTTTGGGTGACGGTTTGGGAAGTGGCTGGAGATGATCTTAATCGCCAACCCAATTTGTTTGTCCGGTATATTCAGAGCCGAGACGTGGTCGGCACAGACCCGCCCATGAGACCATTCTTCTCTCTGAGAATTTACACCGTTCCGTATGAAATCGTACAAGGCCTTAAATTCCGTTCAAGAGCACGGGCGTACGAGCACGACTGCTGCCCCCTGCTCCTGCAACCAAACCGCGCAGGGGGTCGACCACCGCGCGTCGCGGAGCACGGGCAGATCGGGCGTCTAGCGGGCGGCGTCGCCATCGGAGCGATCCGTGCGGGGGCATGACACGGCGCCACAGCGGCGAGATCCGTTGGCCGGACGCCGGCGCTGGAGCAGCCCCACCGTATCTGGCGTGGATCGAGGTGGGCATGGCGCTGTGCTGTCCCCTACGGCTACGGGCACCGATGGCGACGGCACGACGCAGGGGAATGAAAACAACCAGGATTCTTGGCTTGGCTCGGCGTGCGTCGGCCGGCCGGACGGGTCAACCGTGAACGAGCTAGCTAGCCGGGGTGGCTTGCAAGTTGCACCGGCCGGACTACGTAGTAGGCTCTCCTTTTTGGAATGTGACTAGGCGGGTGAAGACTTGGTGACATGACCTATCGGTCGGGAGGGCAACCGTCCCGTTGAATTTGAGATCCAAAAGGTTACGTTGCGTATGTCCATTGATGTTTTGCTTATCCTGTCCCTGCTCGTAGCTGCAGCATGTTTCTTTGTTGCACGGCAGATATCCGGCTCTGTTTACAACACATCCCTACTTCCCTAGTAGTACTAGGGACTCTATTCATGTATCCATCTCCTACACCTACATGAACGACTCACAAAGTACTCCTTCCACTCCATAATGTATACCCGAGTTTAGTTTAGCTTTAAACTAAAACGGTTaggttaggctggtcatagtgaggagtaacttagactactcCATAGTGGgtatagtaacttatatgtggtgtcatgcattgtatcatttattatgttgtagactcattttgccttgagatgtgtgatgttatggtaacatagctagttaccacctcactctctttcttcatttattagcatgtcatgtcaccaaaataccttcagatgtgtgatgttactagtatgttactcccactatgagcagtcttaggcaATTTCTAAGCGAGTTGGCATACCGAGATCATGACAATAGCAGTAGCAAACTTAACCACATGTATCGGACTACATATAAACGCAGATCTAGTGCAAGGAAATAGATGAGAACCTCATACATTACGATCGGGAATGTCGGCACCACACCTTCTTCTTCATTATTGTTGTCGCCCATGGtgctgttcttgttgttggatcttTAGAGGAAGAAGACCCACGGTCGTCGGCGATGAAGCAGCCAGACGGAGACTAGCACAACGCTCCTAAAAAATCGTATCGCCCGTCATTCGATTTAGGATCTCGACATACGGAGTTTCGAAGATCTGCTCTCCCGAAGAACCGTGCACACAGTCGTCAAGATCGGAAAAACTAGACAACGGCGTAACAAAAAGAACTTGAGCGACAGAGAGAGACAAAGAGGAGTGGTGATCGGGCGCACCACATAAAAATGGTTTCTAACTCAAAACACGACGTGTGATGCATGATATGCAAGGAGGAGGAGTACGCGTGATTCCTTTCTATTCCCGCTCACTAGTGAGAGTGGAATAGGTCACCTTACAAACCACTATAATTTTTTTTCCAACTAACATTTTGAGACTGAACTTAACTCTCAAAGCTTTGTTTCGAGATTTTAGCTTTTGTAGTGGGCTGCAGCACCCCATGTAAATCAAAGAAAAACTCTAAAATTCTGAAAGGGAGTGAGTAATAtgaaatttctcatattttcttcGGCTGAATGACTCAGAACAAGCGAACACGCCCATGTATCTCCATGATTGGAAATGATGAAACCATGGAAGTAACCCCCAATACTCAAGTCCCCATACGTACGGACGTGGCAGTGACCCGAGTGAAAGGACGACCTCTCGCCATCAGAGCGGGGCTGGGCGGCCAGCCAATGGCCAAAGCGTTGCACGCATAGACTCATAGAGCATGCACGGTGCAACGCAGGACCATTGGGCGCCACCACAGGAAAAGCGAAGCGCAGTGTTGTTTTCCATGATGAGCAGAGCGCAACGCGATGCTGCATTTTCGGGCTTGTGCGCAGGTCAATCGGCGCGCACCCAACCAACGGGTACGAGCCATATTGGGGCAGGCACGATTGCTGCTCTGATTGCCGCTGCCGCCCAATGGTTTGTTGGTTGGACCCGTTAATTTGGCTCCCAGCCTGAAACTTCCTGTGGTGAATTTAACGGCACGGCAGGCAAACATACAAGTCCACACCCGTGAGCTGCTGCTTGAGGTGATATTTTCTCTCTCTCTTGAAAGGTCAACTTGAAGAGAAATTCTACTACTAGTTCCCATAGATCGAAAGAATGTGCTTCTTCAGTTACATTGTGTACATGAGACATTTTGAAGATTCCTCTTCGGCCCATTAGACTTTAAGATGAGCTAGCAAGACTTCAGCTAAAACTCGGAACCCCTACATACAAGTGTATCTTTTCATCACCTACGGCAACTTACAAGGCAACACCACCAACAAAATTCGACGAAAGTTTCTAGAATGAGATTTTGATATATATATGCAAGGTAACAAATCCAACATAACCTGAAACCGATTGATCAAGCTCCGGTGAAATCCGGATAGGTTGACAAGAGGGAAAACATCACAAGACAAATCATATGATAGACAATTACCACAAGGCTCATCACAGACATGAAACAAGATAACAATCTAATGAACAGGGCAACAGTGTCCAACTAGTACACAAGCACATTTCAGAGCAAGGCTCTGTACAACAGGAGCCAACTAACCAACAGAGCACGCAAAATTGATCAACATGAATACAACTTGCTGCTGCGTACAACAAGGATTACAATTATTCATTTCAAATATTTCGGAAGTAACCGAGGTAACCTAGACTACACAAATGTGATCCATACCTAGAACAGCAACTCGAGTTCCCAGAAAATAGAATGCTAGGAGATCCTAGGAGTAAACCTACCAACAAATTATCTACAAACAACAGATCAGATAAGGTCCTCTCAGCTTTTGGCTAAGAATACATCCAGATGACCCATTCTACTGCCCACGGCCAGTGAAGACGCCTCAAACTGTGAAGAGTTGTCATGATTGATCCTTCTATAGCTGTATTTACGGCACGGTGGACTTTGTTCTCCAGAAGCCAAGAAATGCATTGTAACCATGCCAACAGCTAACACTGCACTATTCCCTAATAAACCACCGATATTTTTCATGTTGAGACTGTTCCTAGCTAGATCCAGACTAGAAGAAACCATCCACCCAAAGAAGTTTGATCCTTTTTCCTTCTTCTCGGTAGCATTCACGCCAGAATTGCTTCTTGATTTCTCAGGCTTGTTTACTGACAGAGAAGGCCAGATATCATGGTACACATTATTGATGAACTCCGACGCCTCTTCTATGACCTTGCAATTTTTCCCATGATGCTCCTTTAATCTTATGGAAAGCATGATGTGACTTTGCTGCAACCTTTGCAATGCAACATCTCGTTCTGCTTCCTGCTGTAAATGCACAGCCTGCAAATGAGTGATACATAAGTACGCCGTGGATTATATTTAAGGTCTCCAAAGTCTAACAAGGATAAGTTAGTGTCGACCACAATTAGTCCACAGAAACAACAAAGTGTGTTCTAGAAGGCACTGGAAGATATTGCGTATACATTACAAAGTTATACATGTTTAACATCTAGATGCAACTGGAGATCAAACCATCAAAATAACTACTAATCATGAATTTCACAAGAGTTAAGAGAAGTGACGCTCAAATAACGGTAGACACTACTGGAAATTATCGATATTCATATGTAACAAGATAGGTTTAATCAACCAAACATCCCAAAAAAAATTCCTTAGCACGCATCTAAATCAACAAGATGGCATAACTAAAGCacacaaacaaagcaaaagaacAGTCCAACTAAGCTAGGCTAGCTGAAGTCTACGCAAAGAACATACTAAACTTCATGAGTTTCAGTTGCATTACTGCATAGCTTTGTTTTCTTGGATCCTTCAGAATCTCTATGTGTGCCATCCTTTATTCCCCTAACATAAATAATCCAGACAACTGAAGTTCCAgccatgtactccctccattttatgAAACTTGTCGAGATTTActcaaatttggatgtatctaagtgtctagatacatccaaatttagacaaatttcagACAACTTTCATGGGACGAAGGGAGTATAAGTTATGAACTTCTATAGCTGAATGATTGACCAACCTGCGGTTTTCCTTCTGAATAAGAGAATTCTACCTGTTACTTAGGatcatactactccctccgatcccttttaattgactcagatttagtactaaatccaagtcaattaaaagggatcagagggagtaccttCTAAGGTTGCTACAACAGTATTAAAGTACCTTGGCCCATGCCTACACGAGCTTGACAAAATGGCAGTGGGACTGCTCCTTTTGAAGACAAGCACAATTTTCAACTTGACTAAACGTCAATGGATGCTTTAGTGCTCCACTTCACAATCATCTAGTTGGAATTATCATACACTGTACCTTGTTAATCACAAAAAGCTAATCTACATGTCTGCAATGTACCTCGTAAATCACACAGCGCTCACCGCGTAAATCAAATTGAGCTTATCATGAATTGAATAGACAGCTTGGGAGAGCCAAATAAGCAAAGCTCAACGACCGAGTGGAGCACTACAAACTTCTGAACTCCTATCTTCACATTTTGATGAGTgataaactttgcaaaatcagatTGCAATCTAAGAGCCCATTCATGGTACCACAACTAACACGATATTGACCTAGCCAGAAGTGATAACATATAATTCTTCAGTCATGCAACATGGTACACCTCTAAATTCCTAGTTTCCTACCACAGAAATATCGGCATAGTTACTAAGATTCAATTCATGGTACCACAACAAACACGATATTGACCTAGCCAGAAGTGATAACATATAATTCTTCAGTAATGCAACATGGTTACACCTCTAAATTCCTAGTTTCCTACCACAGAAATATCGGCATAGTTAATCATGGTGCAAGCAAGCTCTTCTTAATTTAACAAGGATATGCAGGTGCCTGAATCAATACCGCAGTCACATGCAAAAAATATAAATTCAAATCTTCACAATAGAAGGTTTGGCGTAGTAAGATGACCGACACCTTTCATTAAACAGAAAGCAAGTTATCCAGTATCTTTTTCGAGTCAGAAGAGCGTAGTCAATGAGAATGTGAATCATTTGGAGACGGCGATGGCAAAATGCAGCTGTTTCacctaatttgagatgagtgaaaCGAAATTTGACCCATTTTCCGGAACAACTCGAATTAGTTCTTATCTCAGACTCACGCACATGTAAACATAAAGATGGCTGAATTTCACAAACATGCTAATCGCCGAATGGACTATTTGCAGATTTTGCAAAAGGTGGTTTCGAACTTCCGAAAACCAGTgcggacactatgaatatagtccaTTCGATCAATCACTTCACATTCACATTGTAATCTTACCTATCCTACCATGCTTTCAAAAGCTTCAGTAATAACCAGTCGCTCGGATTTACTGCCATTTCTAGCCATGGCGAGTCCCTCCTCAATTTACAGAAACATCCTAGTACCAACCAAATTACCCACTACGACGTTCCTTTGAAAAAGTCTACGGAATGTGAGCGTGAAATACGGAACCTAGGATGACAAATCAAGCCACAGGAACAAGagtgaggggcaaggggaggggttTAAGAATGCGGGCTCACCAGAAAGCACTCCAGCTGGTCCTCGAGGTCCTCGAGGGCGGCGCGGATGGCGTGCAGGCTCCTGGCCTCCTCAGCCACCGCATTGAGGTCCGCCTCCTCGTCGGGGACGCCCTTGATGTAGACGAGGCCCGCGGGCCTGTCCCCGGCCCGGCGGCGGACGGTGCGCAGGAAGTGGGCGCGCGAGAGGGCGTGGATGGCGTCGCTGACCTTGTCGTGGAGGTCCCAGATGGTctccagcaccgccgccgcctcctcgggcTCCATcccgaaccctagcgccgccggccgccccggAATCTCGAGATGGTGCGCTGGCTGGTCGCCGCTTGGGTCCCGGAGTTTCCCAACTGCTTGGAGGGAGactcggagagagagagagtggggaaTTTTGCTGAGCAATAATGAGGCTGACAGGACATGGGCCGTTGCTCATGGGCCGTCCGCAACACTCGGAATGGCTTAACTTATGGGCCGGACCTTGGGGCAACAGCGGGCCACACTGAATCTGGGCTCTTGCGGGCTGGGCTCGGAAAGGGTAAAAAGCGTGGTCCCGCGAATGCTCGAGACCTTTCCGAGCTCTTCTATTCCATCAACGGCCGCCGGGGCGCCGCCGGATTTCTTTCTTCTCGCCCAAGCCGCCGCCGTCGACAACACACAAAACCGGCAGCTGTTCCCTCGCCGGGGCCGACCATAAACATAAATCACGAAGCAGCGCCAGCCACGGTCACCAGCTATTAGCGATTCTCCCAAACCAGCTCTCTCCCGTCCCCTGTAGATTTCTTGGATTGGATCGGCATGGAGAAGGAGAAGACGACGCCGCGGCCGGTGTGCGCGCCGGAGGCGCTCGCGCTGCTCAACTGCGCTGCCGAGAACCCCTACGACCGCGACAAGTGCTTCTCCCTCCTCGACGCGCTCCGGGAGTGCATCGCCCACAAGGTAATTCCTCTCAGATACCATGCTCGCGTCCGCGTGGATTTATTCGCTAATTCTTACCGATACAACTATGATTTGTGATGCTGTGACGGAGTTCTATCTACCTCCATCTTGAATCATCAAGGAAGAAATCAGTCGCTACTGAATTATCTTGATCTTGAGTCAGTGCCTAGCTCATTTTTCGATGGACTATTGTAGGACTTCATAGTTCCCAAACAGCAAAGATGTAGTAAGGGTTATTAAGAACATATGTAATTCTGTATGCATGTTACACATGGTATTGTATGaaatcttgcatcatatgcttccgTGTAACATCAAGCAAAGTGAGCACTAGGTCGCATAATTCCTTATCATACTTATGTTGGATGGTAGAGATATCAACTTACGTGACTCTAGATCAAAGCTTGGTTAAGGGTGAAAAATTATAAATGTTTAAGTCACGCCTTTGTACTCAGAGTTACGAAGAAGGCTGAAACCTCTTGTTTGTACTCAGTTAAGTAGTCTAGTACCAAGTTTTTTATACCTGA contains:
- the LOC124667533 gene encoding plastid division protein PDV1-like, whose amino-acid sequence is MEPEEAAAVLETIWDLHDKVSDAIHALSRAHFLRTVRRRAGDRPAGLVYIKGVPDEEADLNAVAEEARSLHAIRAALEDLEDQLECFLAVHLQQEAERDVALQRLQQSHIMLSIRLKEHHGKNCKVIEEASEFINNVYHDIWPSLSVNKPEKSRSNSGVNATEKKEKGSNFFGWMVSSSLDLARNSLNMKNIGGLLGNSAVLAVGMVTMHFLASGEQSPPCRKYSYRRINHDNSSQFEASSLAVGSRMGHLDVFLAKS
- the LOC124666200 gene encoding cx9C motif-containing protein 4, mitochondrial, whose amino-acid sequence is MEKEKTTPRPVCAPEALALLNCAAENPYDRDKCFSLLDALRECIAHKKVKKFSLAEASSAGTTEAPKGK